A part of Gracilimonas sediminicola genomic DNA contains:
- a CDS encoding NAD-dependent epimerase/dehydratase family protein → MKAFVTGGTGFIGSHLVEALIKSDDYDEVRCLVRSDEKWLSGLDFKKVPGDLQNLNALSKGLEGADVLFHIAAIVKAPTKKEFTHANVDATEDLVRLAQKKGVRNMMILSSLAAAGPSNGSPKTEGEPMNPVSMYGESKKEMEARIHKAVSGKDSIKIIRPPAVYGPREDQIFSFFQAFSKGICPIVGDGNNPRLSMVYVSDLVNGIMQAAHKKDTGVHTYFISGEGTHSWNEIRAVTSKVMGKKAIPFKIKPGLVKKAAGVIENVASLIGKYPVINKEKANELILEWTCTSDKAHKDLDYTPDVSLAEGISRTIHWYKMHNWL, encoded by the coding sequence ATGAAAGCCTTTGTAACCGGAGGAACAGGTTTTATAGGAAGCCATTTAGTTGAAGCTCTAATCAAATCTGACGACTACGATGAAGTACGCTGCCTGGTAAGAAGTGATGAGAAATGGCTGAGTGGCCTTGATTTCAAAAAAGTGCCGGGAGACCTTCAAAATTTAAATGCCTTATCAAAAGGACTTGAGGGTGCTGATGTATTATTTCACATTGCAGCCATTGTAAAAGCTCCCACCAAAAAAGAATTTACCCACGCCAATGTTGATGCCACAGAGGATCTTGTCCGCCTGGCTCAAAAGAAAGGTGTCAGGAATATGATGATTTTATCCTCATTAGCGGCTGCCGGTCCTAGTAACGGTTCACCCAAAACAGAAGGGGAACCTATGAACCCCGTGAGTATGTATGGGGAATCAAAGAAAGAGATGGAGGCCCGTATTCATAAAGCGGTGAGTGGGAAGGACAGTATAAAAATCATCCGCCCGCCTGCAGTATATGGACCCCGTGAAGACCAGATTTTCTCATTCTTCCAGGCGTTCTCAAAAGGTATCTGCCCGATAGTGGGCGATGGGAACAATCCCCGCCTTTCGATGGTGTATGTTAGTGATTTAGTGAACGGGATTATGCAGGCTGCTCATAAAAAAGATACAGGCGTCCATACTTATTTTATTTCCGGGGAAGGCACCCATTCCTGGAACGAGATTCGTGCTGTCACCTCCAAAGTAATGGGCAAAAAAGCGATCCCGTTCAAAATTAAACCCGGATTGGTTAAAAAAGCGGCAGGTGTAATAGAAAACGTGGCATCATTAATTGGAAAATATCCCGTTATTAACAAGGAGAAAGCAAATGAGCTGATATTGGAATGGACCTGCACCTCCGATAAAGCTCACAAAGATTTAGACTATACTCCTGATGTTTCGCTGGCTGAGGGAATCTCCCGAACCATCCACTGGTACAAAATGCATAACTGGTTATAG
- a CDS encoding aminotransferase class I/II-fold pyridoxal phosphate-dependent enzyme, translating into MADQKSSATKSDIFSKAFNFTKADEVKEMGLYPYFKPLEATDGTIVEIEGKKVIMAGSNNYLGLTNDQRTIKAAQDALKKYGTGCTGSRYLNGTLDSHLELEDKLAKFMGKEGCVLFSTGYQTNEGAIQTIADRNDIIFSDKDNHACIVVGTLVSNAKTMRYKHNDMDQLRKLLERADPDAGKIIVTDGVFSMSGTLAKVPELVKLAKEFNARLYLDDAHAVGVVGDGGRGSASVFGLTDEVDLISGTFSKSFASLGGFLVGDRPVIEYIRHKSPAHIFSASMPPANVATVLKVLEILQEETWRLDRLEEIANYMRKELRGLGFNVWSSQSPIIPVVIGEMMDCFKFWKDLFEEGVYTNAVVPPAVPQGQSLLRTSYMASHTDEHLDQILEAFRKVGLKHGVIDRNGHSATE; encoded by the coding sequence ATGGCCGACCAAAAATCCAGCGCCACAAAATCAGACATTTTTTCGAAGGCTTTTAATTTCACAAAAGCGGATGAAGTCAAAGAAATGGGGCTGTATCCGTACTTTAAACCTCTCGAAGCAACGGATGGTACAATTGTTGAAATCGAAGGTAAAAAAGTAATTATGGCCGGGTCTAATAATTATTTGGGCCTCACCAACGATCAGCGCACCATTAAAGCAGCTCAGGATGCCCTCAAAAAATATGGTACAGGATGTACCGGCTCTCGCTATCTAAACGGTACACTCGACAGTCACCTCGAACTGGAGGATAAGCTAGCCAAGTTTATGGGCAAAGAAGGGTGTGTGCTTTTCAGTACTGGTTATCAAACCAATGAAGGCGCTATACAGACCATTGCCGATCGTAACGATATTATTTTCTCGGATAAAGACAACCACGCCTGTATTGTAGTGGGTACTCTTGTTTCGAACGCTAAGACCATGCGTTATAAGCATAACGACATGGATCAGCTACGAAAACTCCTTGAAAGAGCCGATCCTGACGCCGGAAAAATCATTGTAACTGATGGGGTATTTTCAATGTCAGGAACACTGGCTAAAGTACCCGAACTGGTTAAGTTGGCCAAGGAATTTAATGCCCGATTATATCTTGATGATGCTCATGCTGTTGGAGTAGTTGGAGACGGTGGAAGAGGATCAGCATCTGTATTTGGATTGACCGATGAAGTCGACTTAATTAGCGGAACATTCTCAAAATCATTTGCCTCCCTTGGAGGGTTTTTAGTAGGTGATCGTCCTGTAATTGAATACATACGTCATAAATCACCGGCGCATATATTTAGTGCATCCATGCCACCCGCTAATGTGGCAACGGTACTTAAAGTTCTGGAGATTCTTCAGGAAGAAACCTGGAGATTGGACCGCCTGGAAGAAATTGCCAATTACATGCGTAAAGAACTGCGAGGCTTAGGATTTAATGTATGGAGCAGTCAGAGTCCAATCATCCCTGTTGTAATTGGGGAAATGATGGACTGTTTCAAATTCTGGAAAGATCTGTTTGAGGAAGGCGTTTATACGAATGCGGTTGTTCCACCGGCTGTGCCACAAGGGCAGTCGCTGCTGCGAACAAGTTATATGGCAAGTCATACAGACGAACATCTCGATCAAATTCTGGAGGCATTTCGTAAAGTGGGCTTAAAACACGGCGTGATTGACAGAAATGGCCATTCAGCAACCGAATAA
- a CDS encoding class I SAM-dependent methyltransferase, protein MHSQYGSRKEILFKSHPNVIVEIGAGYGANFRYLRKGTKVKVVEPNAGFKDVLKYQAEKYGINLEIYESVAEEIPLSDASAPMVISSLVLCSVKNMPKVLSEVKRILQPEGKFVYLEHVRAHKHSWVCKIQRMVKSSWKWFFDGCNVTRDTGRIILMAGFSEIKQDEFQLPTFFVPIRPHIAGIAVK, encoded by the coding sequence ATGCATTCACAATACGGTAGCCGTAAAGAAATTTTATTCAAAAGCCATCCAAATGTAATTGTAGAGATTGGTGCGGGATATGGAGCTAATTTCAGGTATTTAAGAAAGGGAACCAAAGTTAAAGTAGTGGAACCCAATGCCGGGTTTAAGGATGTTCTCAAATACCAGGCCGAAAAGTATGGGATAAATCTGGAAATTTATGAGTCGGTTGCTGAGGAAATACCACTATCAGATGCCTCTGCTCCAATGGTGATAAGCAGTTTGGTGCTTTGCTCAGTAAAGAACATGCCGAAAGTATTATCTGAGGTGAAAAGGATTCTTCAGCCGGAAGGGAAGTTTGTGTATCTGGAGCATGTAAGGGCGCATAAGCATAGCTGGGTATGCAAGATTCAGCGTATGGTAAAAAGCTCATGGAAGTGGTTTTTTGACGGTTGCAATGTTACCCGTGATACCGGGCGGATTATCCTGATGGCCGGATTCAGCGAGATAAAGCAGGATGAATTCCAACTCCCCACCTTTTTTGTTCCCATCAGGCCGCATATAGCAGGTATAGCCGTCAAATAA
- a CDS encoding glycosyltransferase: MKIIDVAEFYTDQGGGVKTYINQKLQAGKKHGHDIVIVAPGEDWGEEERYGGRVIWVKGPRLPVDWRYYILWREKAVHEILDREKPDVVEGSSPWTGGWFAGRWKGDAVKTFIFHQDPVAAYPHTIFGNMLGFDRVDKLFGFYWKYLQRLSSNFDATIVSGEWLGERIDNYGVNNPIPVPFGIDKDFFSPSRRDPELRKKLLSDFGLPESAKLMIAISRHHPEKRLGSLIDGFHAAAEEEPMALIVFGDGPIRKYVDFKANQSPHVKLMGFTENRDELANILASCDYFVHGSSAETYGIVVAEAVCSGLPVVVPQRGGAGDIANPDIAETFTAGDSSSLKKALLDIISRDRDELVAACKLAASEDIGTMDDHFKLLFKKYEQLVEQKNTVL; this comes from the coding sequence ATGAAAATCATAGACGTCGCAGAGTTTTATACAGATCAGGGTGGAGGGGTGAAAACCTACATCAATCAGAAGCTGCAAGCCGGAAAAAAGCATGGCCATGATATTGTAATTGTAGCTCCCGGCGAAGACTGGGGTGAAGAAGAGCGCTATGGCGGGAGGGTGATTTGGGTGAAAGGCCCGCGACTGCCGGTAGATTGGCGCTACTACATTCTATGGAGAGAAAAAGCCGTGCATGAAATTCTGGATCGTGAAAAGCCCGATGTAGTTGAAGGTTCTTCGCCGTGGACCGGTGGCTGGTTTGCCGGGCGCTGGAAAGGTGATGCCGTCAAGACCTTCATTTTTCACCAGGATCCGGTTGCGGCTTATCCGCATACTATATTCGGGAATATGCTGGGTTTTGACCGCGTTGATAAGCTGTTCGGATTCTACTGGAAATACCTGCAACGGCTCAGTAGTAATTTTGATGCCACCATTGTAAGTGGAGAATGGCTGGGCGAGCGGATTGACAATTATGGAGTGAACAATCCCATTCCGGTTCCATTTGGAATAGATAAAGACTTCTTTTCACCAAGCCGAAGAGATCCCGAGCTTCGGAAAAAACTGTTATCCGATTTTGGGTTACCGGAATCCGCAAAGTTGATGATTGCCATCAGTCGCCACCATCCTGAAAAAAGACTGGGTTCTCTTATCGACGGGTTTCATGCAGCTGCCGAAGAAGAGCCCATGGCCCTGATTGTTTTCGGGGATGGCCCCATCCGTAAGTATGTAGATTTTAAAGCGAATCAAAGCCCGCACGTTAAGCTGATGGGTTTTACAGAAAACCGGGATGAGCTGGCGAACATCCTTGCTTCATGCGATTACTTTGTGCACGGTTCCTCAGCAGAAACCTATGGTATTGTGGTAGCCGAGGCGGTATGCAGTGGCTTGCCGGTGGTTGTTCCCCAAAGAGGGGGAGCCGGTGATATTGCCAATCCCGATATTGCTGAGACATTTACAGCCGGGGATTCTTCATCCCTTAAAAAAGCCCTGCTGGATATTATCTCCAGAGATCGGGACGAGCTGGTTGCTGCATGTAAACTGGCGGCAAGTGAAGACATAGGAACGATGGATGACCACTTTAAACTTCTGTTTAAGAAATATGAACAATTGGTAGAACAGAAAAATACGGTTCTGTAA
- the rpsU gene encoding 30S ribosomal protein S21: protein MLGVEVKDNESVDRAINRFKKLVTRSRVLNEYKDRQQYTKPSVERREALKKAKREQRRRQRDNF from the coding sequence ATGTTAGGAGTCGAAGTTAAAGACAACGAAAGTGTTGACCGCGCAATTAATCGCTTCAAGAAACTGGTAACAAGATCACGTGTTCTTAATGAATACAAAGATCGTCAACAGTATACGAAGCCATCTGTTGAGCGACGCGAAGCTTTGAAAAAAGCGAAACGTGAACAACGACGTCGCCAGCGCGACAACTTCTAA
- a CDS encoding TIGR02757 family protein yields the protein MPRKRKKFKTLSRNKLTELKPFLDELVEKIEEPDYINEDPVQFMHAFDDKRDQELAGFFAATMAWGRRDIVNAKVEELLQRMQYKPAEFIEHYSEDDFSAFDSFKHRTFKPIDMHWLTKILQTILLKYGSFERFWKHCADEAKCQKRELIAVFHEKFFTFHPEMPQRTRKHVSNPEKNSSAKRLYMYLRWCIRKNSPVDPGIMDFISPAELKIPLDVHVARQARKLGLLSRKQNDWKSVLELNTRLKFLDPEDPAKYDYALFGIGVLGSEIPEKYIINRKVD from the coding sequence TTGCCCCGAAAAAGAAAGAAATTTAAAACGCTTTCCAGGAATAAACTCACCGAGCTTAAACCATTTCTGGATGAATTGGTTGAAAAGATCGAGGAGCCGGACTACATCAATGAAGACCCGGTTCAGTTCATGCATGCCTTTGATGATAAGCGGGATCAGGAACTTGCCGGTTTTTTTGCAGCAACCATGGCCTGGGGGCGCCGGGATATTGTGAATGCAAAAGTTGAAGAACTGCTTCAGCGCATGCAGTACAAACCTGCTGAATTTATTGAACATTACTCGGAAGATGATTTTTCAGCCTTTGATAGTTTTAAGCACCGCACCTTCAAGCCAATCGATATGCACTGGCTAACAAAAATCCTGCAAACCATTCTGCTAAAGTACGGTTCCTTCGAACGGTTTTGGAAACACTGTGCCGACGAAGCTAAATGCCAGAAGAGAGAATTGATTGCTGTTTTCCATGAGAAGTTTTTCACCTTTCATCCCGAAATGCCTCAACGAACCCGAAAGCACGTATCCAATCCCGAGAAAAACAGCTCGGCCAAACGACTATATATGTATCTGAGATGGTGCATTCGCAAAAACAGTCCGGTAGATCCGGGTATTATGGATTTCATCTCCCCTGCAGAGTTAAAAATCCCCCTGGATGTACACGTAGCCCGGCAGGCCAGAAAACTGGGGTTATTATCCAGAAAGCAAAACGACTGGAAATCGGTGCTCGAGTTGAATACAAGGTTGAAATTTCTCGATCCTGAAGATCCGGCAAAATATGATTATGCCCTGTTCGGGATTGGTGTTTTGGGATCTGAAATACCTGAAAAATACATCATAAACAGAAAGGTGGATTGA
- a CDS encoding glycosyltransferase family 4 protein → MKELRVALFTGNYNHIKDGVSLTLNRLVKFLEEQGIPVLVFGPTVKEPALNHNGRLVSVPSIRMPVSGRGEYRVPIGISEEAKRELDEFNPTLVHIATPDRAGYKALLWAQKNNVQVVGSYHTHFTSYFKYYGLTPIEFLAWRYLSWFYNSCTHVYVPSQSMIDELKNHGFEDGMKIWARGVNTKLYSPEKRDMDWRRAAGFEDDDIVVTFVSRLVWEKELDTFRHSVQQVASKNPKVKPLVVGDGPAMAELQKLMPEAHYTGFLEGENLARAYASSDVFLFPSHTETFGNVTLEAMSSGLPCLVADATGSKSLVEHGVNGGLAEPENKVDFVKKLSIIVSDQSLRDKMRKASREKALEYEWDEINGQLVQNYKEALKLPVPQTYL, encoded by the coding sequence ATGAAAGAATTACGAGTCGCCCTTTTTACAGGCAACTACAATCACATTAAAGACGGTGTTTCACTTACCCTGAATCGGTTGGTGAAGTTTTTGGAAGAGCAGGGGATACCGGTTTTGGTTTTCGGGCCAACGGTAAAGGAGCCTGCGCTTAATCACAACGGACGACTGGTTTCGGTGCCATCCATCCGTATGCCGGTTTCCGGGCGGGGAGAGTACCGGGTACCGATTGGGATCTCGGAAGAGGCAAAAAGGGAATTAGATGAATTCAATCCCACCCTGGTTCACATCGCAACGCCCGATCGTGCCGGATACAAGGCCTTACTTTGGGCACAGAAAAACAATGTGCAGGTAGTGGGTTCCTATCACACTCACTTCACCAGCTACTTTAAATACTATGGCCTTACGCCTATAGAATTTCTGGCGTGGAGGTATTTGAGCTGGTTCTATAATTCCTGCACACACGTGTATGTGCCTTCACAATCGATGATTGATGAATTGAAAAATCATGGTTTCGAGGATGGGATGAAAATCTGGGCCCGCGGGGTAAACACAAAACTATACTCTCCTGAAAAACGGGATATGGATTGGCGCAGAGCAGCAGGGTTTGAAGACGATGATATTGTTGTCACGTTTGTATCGCGCCTGGTGTGGGAAAAAGAGCTGGATACATTCCGGCACAGTGTACAGCAAGTGGCCTCAAAAAATCCAAAAGTAAAACCTCTTGTGGTTGGCGACGGACCTGCAATGGCCGAACTGCAGAAATTAATGCCGGAAGCCCATTACACCGGTTTTCTGGAAGGTGAAAACCTGGCAAGAGCTTATGCCAGCAGTGATGTTTTTCTATTTCCCTCCCATACCGAAACCTTCGGAAATGTTACACTGGAAGCCATGAGCAGTGGTTTGCCCTGCCTGGTTGCAGATGCCACCGGAAGTAAATCATTAGTAGAACACGGGGTAAACGGTGGCTTAGCTGAGCCGGAGAATAAAGTGGATTTCGTGAAAAAATTATCCATCATTGTTTCGGATCAAAGCCTTCGCGACAAAATGCGAAAAGCCTCCCGGGAAAAAGCACTCGAATATGAGTGGGATGAAATTAATGGTCAGCTGGTCCAAAATTATAAAGAAGCTTTAAAACTCCCGGTTCCGCAAACCTATTTATAA
- the mutY gene encoding A/G-specific adenine glycosylase, which yields MNNNDFSHHLLSWYQDHKRQMPWRGEADPYKIWVSEIMLQQTRVDQATPYFQNFISLFPTVFDLANAEQQEVLKAWEGLGYYSRARNLHSAAKTLVQDYNGKLPESYDEIIKLKGIGPYTAAAVTSIAFNKPNAVVDGNVIRVLTRYFGVEEDVRSTKTKNRVQDFATELIDEDNPADFNQAMMELGSVVCKPTNPECYKCPIQSGCVAAKTAKTDTIPYKSPAKKKPHHTIGVGIIEAEDGKLLIALRPEDAMLGGLWEFPGGKQKEGEEIQETVERELAEELGVEVKAYKELMRLKHTYSHFSITMHAWMCKLVSGKPQPKSSQEIRWVERNELERYPFPKANKVLTERLMGKGQGELGI from the coding sequence TTGAATAACAACGACTTTTCTCATCACCTGCTAAGCTGGTACCAGGATCATAAACGCCAAATGCCCTGGCGGGGTGAAGCCGATCCCTATAAAATTTGGGTATCGGAAATAATGCTCCAGCAAACGCGGGTGGATCAAGCCACACCTTACTTCCAGAATTTCATATCCCTGTTTCCCACCGTTTTTGATTTAGCAAACGCTGAACAGCAGGAAGTGCTGAAAGCCTGGGAAGGATTGGGATACTACAGCCGTGCAAGAAACCTTCATTCCGCTGCCAAAACGCTTGTTCAGGATTATAACGGCAAACTTCCGGAAAGCTATGATGAAATCATCAAGCTGAAAGGAATTGGACCTTACACTGCTGCAGCTGTTACCAGTATTGCCTTCAACAAACCCAATGCGGTAGTAGATGGAAACGTGATTCGTGTACTTACCCGATATTTTGGGGTTGAAGAGGACGTCCGAAGCACCAAAACGAAGAATAGAGTCCAGGATTTTGCCACCGAGCTGATCGATGAAGATAATCCGGCCGATTTCAATCAGGCTATGATGGAATTGGGTTCCGTTGTTTGCAAACCCACCAATCCGGAATGTTATAAATGCCCGATTCAGTCAGGTTGTGTAGCTGCCAAAACCGCGAAAACGGATACCATCCCCTACAAATCTCCGGCAAAAAAGAAACCACACCACACCATTGGCGTTGGCATTATTGAAGCCGAAGACGGAAAGTTGTTGATAGCTTTAAGGCCTGAAGATGCTATGCTGGGCGGACTTTGGGAATTCCCCGGAGGCAAGCAAAAAGAAGGAGAAGAAATTCAGGAAACCGTAGAGCGGGAATTGGCGGAAGAGCTGGGCGTAGAGGTAAAAGCATACAAGGAATTGATGAGACTGAAACACACCTACTCTCATTTCTCCATCACCATGCATGCGTGGATGTGTAAGCTGGTTTCGGGAAAACCTCAGCCCAAATCGAGCCAGGAAATTCGCTGGGTGGAGCGCAATGAACTTGAAAGGTATCCCTTTCCAAAGGCGAATAAAGTATTAACCGAACGACTGATGGGTAAAGGCCAGGGTGAGCTGGGTATTTAG
- a CDS encoding Ig domain-containing protein, with the protein MKLISRITLILTFVFICISQAMGQQKLVQNYARMMEIPDVKTMEASPSHLYVLSESEGMAVFRAYPDSLQWLYTSSGMQRRGNIIMADIRFAYLFGDSRRLTVLEPTSVLGVYSSTILPAQPKAAARLKNSLYIALGEEGLGRVSLESPETVDSDPEIVAGSFMNGASVMDLSSSNLSNQLFVLTDAPSLLVFNQQDNTLQNSANISLRRPLEHIFVDQEQVWGSTATGEIFEIRSTGIGKKIGVTNESVNHISSWNGRLFVRTVSGRVWVTDESGLLGTWKDDTSAGNYLANSANRIWISENDNISEIMMREQSSATNTSASDEFSIKHIPKQVITYPNPLILAFEMEGNYPADQVEFSYRSNAQNAKIRKQGFFWQPTINQVGNFWFSIVATNSEGQSDSTRFVVDVRSFNAPPRFSPVRSTSIAVNEEYTLQFNATDPENPQNSLVRYIGVDMPDGATINEKTGEFTWTPTERQVGESTFKVIATDRLGAASSIDVTLNVLNISRGDE; encoded by the coding sequence ATGAAACTTATTTCAAGGATTACCCTGATACTTACCTTTGTGTTCATCTGTATTTCGCAGGCTATGGGGCAGCAAAAACTGGTGCAGAATTATGCCCGGATGATGGAAATCCCGGATGTAAAGACGATGGAAGCTTCTCCTTCTCATTTGTATGTGCTATCCGAAAGTGAAGGCATGGCTGTATTCAGAGCCTACCCTGATTCGCTGCAATGGCTTTATACTTCTTCCGGTATGCAGCGTCGCGGAAATATCATTATGGCCGACATCCGTTTTGCTTACCTGTTCGGAGATTCGAGAAGACTCACCGTTCTTGAACCTACCTCGGTATTAGGGGTTTATTCATCCACCATCTTGCCCGCTCAGCCCAAAGCTGCCGCCCGTTTAAAAAACAGTTTATATATAGCATTGGGAGAAGAAGGTTTGGGCCGTGTTTCTCTGGAATCCCCGGAAACAGTGGACTCTGATCCCGAGATTGTGGCCGGGAGTTTCATGAACGGAGCAAGCGTTATGGATTTAAGCTCATCCAACCTAAGCAATCAGCTTTTTGTACTTACCGATGCTCCTTCCCTCCTCGTTTTCAATCAACAGGATAACACCCTGCAAAACTCAGCCAATATTTCGTTACGCAGGCCTTTGGAGCACATCTTTGTAGATCAGGAACAGGTTTGGGGAAGCACTGCTACCGGAGAGATTTTTGAGATAAGATCCACCGGAATCGGGAAAAAAATTGGCGTTACCAATGAGTCCGTTAATCACATTTCCAGCTGGAATGGACGGCTTTTTGTGAGAACGGTATCCGGCCGGGTTTGGGTGACTGATGAATCCGGTCTTCTCGGCACATGGAAGGATGATACCAGTGCAGGAAATTACCTCGCCAACAGTGCAAACCGAATCTGGATTTCAGAAAATGACAATATCTCTGAAATTATGATGCGCGAGCAATCATCCGCAACCAACACCTCCGCTTCTGATGAGTTCAGCATAAAGCATATTCCCAAACAGGTAATAACCTATCCAAATCCGCTTATTTTAGCTTTTGAAATGGAAGGGAATTATCCGGCAGATCAGGTTGAGTTTTCATATCGATCCAATGCACAGAATGCCAAAATCCGAAAGCAGGGATTTTTCTGGCAGCCGACCATTAACCAGGTTGGAAATTTCTGGTTCAGTATTGTAGCCACTAATTCCGAGGGGCAATCCGACAGCACTCGCTTTGTTGTAGATGTGCGCTCGTTTAATGCTCCTCCCCGGTTCAGCCCGGTTCGCTCTACTTCTATAGCCGTCAATGAAGAATACACGCTCCAGTTTAACGCAACTGATCCCGAAAACCCGCAAAATTCATTGGTCAGATACATCGGTGTTGATATGCCGGATGGAGCTACCATTAACGAGAAAACCGGGGAATTTACCTGGACACCAACCGAACGACAAGTAGGCGAATCCACGTTTAAAGTCATTGCTACCGACAGGCTCGGAGCAGCATCTTCCATTGATGTGACCCTGAATGTGCTCAATATTTCCCGCGGCGACGAATAA